Proteins encoded in a region of the Nicotiana tomentosiformis chromosome 9, ASM39032v3, whole genome shotgun sequence genome:
- the LOC138899151 gene encoding uncharacterized protein, whose protein sequence is MITKFFKVIPTPQSPGSGSSPPTPSSSPCPIIHDNINPSAVSNKEKMLNLNLEPDPAERKQISEYPPNLRDRVRRYYIQQGPCQSHNCSFPKRDFGGFMRQFNLEWFNTSYSEWLEYSTKVDAVFCLCCYLFKNEHGGNEKVGDSFTKSGFRAWNKATERLNAHIGEVNSLHNRCFMMMRDLINQEQSILTSFDKQSKKN, encoded by the coding sequence ATGATCACGAAATTTTTCAAGGTTATTCCAACTCCTCAAAGTCCTGGTTCTGGTTCTAGTCCTCCTACGCCGAGTTCTTCTCCATGTCCAATTATTCATGACAATATCAATCCTTCGGCGGtatcaaacaaagaaaaaatgtTGAATTTGAATCTTGAACCTGATCCCGCAGAAAGAAAGCAAATTTCAGAGTATCCTCCGAATTTACGTGACCGAGTGAGAAGATATTATATTCAACAAGGACCTTGTCAATCTCATAATTGTAGTTTTCCAAAAAGAGATTTTGGTGGATTTATGCGTCAGTTTAATCTTGAATGGTTTAACACTTCATACTCTGAATGGTTAGAATATAGTACTAAAGTTGATGCAGTATTTTGCTTATGTTGTTACTTGTTTAAAAATGAGCATGGAGGAAATGAAAAAGTTGGGGATTCTTTCACAAAGAGTGGTTTTAGAGCTTGGAATAAAGCTACAGAAAGGCTTAACGCACATATTGGAGAGGTGAATAGTCTTCACAATAGATGTTTTATGATGATGAGAGATTTAATTAATCAAGAACAATCAATTCTAACCTCTTTTGACAAGCAgtctaaaaaaaattaa
- the LOC104099958 gene encoding uncharacterized protein: MSFRGHDEGETSTKRGNFIELLQWYADRDDEVKKVVLQSAPQNNMMIAPNIQKEIVNACAKEIIKAIVEDLNGDYFGILVDESKDVSRKEQMALVLRYVNKEEKLIERFLSIVHVKKITSSSLQKAIYDLLLEHSLSPSQIRGQGYDGASNMQAEINGLKTLILKDNPSIYCIHYFAHQLQLTLVAVAKKYCDVDQFFYIVAKVLNIVGSSFKRRNMLREDQAKKLEELQVLGEIHTGSGLNQELGLQRLELNSRFDAVNSNLLLGMASLSPDNSFANYDKDRIMKLATLYPHEFSGSKLEDLSYELDNYILFVKEDNDFSNLKGLGDLSETLVEIDLYKTWRLIFLLVKLSLILYVATATVERAFSLMKYIKNDLRSKIGDGFLNDCLVCYIEDEVFESVPNDAIIDRFQNMTTRWVQL, encoded by the exons ATGTCTTTCCGGGGCCACGATGAAGGTGAAACTTCTACTAAAAGAGGAAACTTTATAGAACTCTTACAATGGTATGCAGATAGGGATGATGAAGTGAAAAAAGTTGTGCTACAAAGTGCTCCACAAAATAACATGATGATTGCTCCAAATATCCAAAAAGAGATCGTGAATGCTTGTGCGAAAGAAATAATTAAAGCAATAGTTGAAGATTTAAATGGAGATtattttggaattttggttgatgAATCTAAGGACGTCTCTCGTAAGGAACAAATGGCTCTTGTTCTGCGGTATGTCAACAAAGAGGAAAAACTTATTGAGCGATTCCTTAGTATTGTTCATGTTAAAAAAATAACTTCATCGTCATTACAAAAAGCAATCTATGATTTGCTTTTAGAGCACTCATTGAGTCCATCTCAAATACGGGGACAAGGTTATGATGGAGCTAGTAACATGCAAGCAGAAATCAATGGTCTTAAAACTTTAATTCTGAAAGATAATCCTTCGATATATTGTATACATTATTTTGCCCATCAATTGCAATTGACTCTTGTAGCCGTTGCAAAAAAATATTGTGATGTAGATCAATTTTTTTATATTGTTGCTAAAGTCTTGAATATTGTTGGAAGTTCTTTTAAGCGTAGGAATATGCTACGAGAGGATCAGGCAAAAAAACTAGAGGAGCTACAAGTGCTTGGTGAAATTCATACAGGAAGTGGACTAAATCAAGAACTTGGACTCCAAAGGCTAG AGCTTAACAGTCGTTTTGATGCGGTGAATAGTAATCTACTTCTTGGTATGGCTAGTTTGAGTCCGGATAATTCTTTTGCAAATTATGATAAAGACAGAATTATGAAACTTGCTACACTTTATCCTCATGAGTTTAGTGGTTCAAAGCTTGAAGATCTCAGTTACGAGCTTGACAACTATATTCTCTTTGTGAAAGAAGACAATGATTTCTCTAACTTGAAAGGACTTGGAGATCTTTCAGAAACATTAGTTGAAATAGATTTGTACAAGACTTGGAGACTTATATTTTTACTTGTGAAGTTAAGTCTGATATTGTATGTCGCTACTGCAACAGTAGAAAGAGCTTTTTCTTTAATGAAGTACATCAAAAATGACTTGCGTAGCAAAATTGGTGATGGATTTTTGAATGACTGTTTAGTTTGTTATATAGAAGATGAAGTATTTGAAAGTGTACCTAATGATGCGATTATTGATCGTTTTCAAAACATGACAACCCGTTGGGTTCAATTGTAA